DNA from Krasilnikovia cinnamomea:
CTTCGCGCGGCCCCCAGGGGTCTGGGTGCGGCTGCGCCGGTTTCCCGAAAGCGGGGGTAATTCCCATGTTCCAGAACACTCGACGGCGGCTGGTCATGGCCGCCGCCATCGCAGTCGCCCTGACCGGTTTCACGGCCCTGGCCGCCTCCCCGGCGTACGCGGCCCCGCCGGCCAACGACGACTTCGCCAACGCCCAAGCCCACACCGGATCGTTCAACGACAGCCTCAATCCGGATGAGGCAACTACGGAGAACGACGAACCCGGGTCATCCTGCTTCGGCGTGCTGAACAAAACGGTGTGGTACAAACTGACGCTCAGCTATGCCACGAGCGTCACCGTCGATACATTCGGCTCGAACTATGACACGGTCCTCGACGTCTACACCGGCACCCAGCTCTCCAATCTCTCCGACATCGCCTGCAACGACGACGGCGGTGGTGTGCAGTCGCAGGTGACGTTCAGCGCGTCGGCGTCCACGACGTACTACATCCAGGTCAACAGCATTGAAATTTCCGCAACCTATCTCGAGCTGCACGTGGACGCGGGCACGCCGCCCGCAGGTGCGGATGTGTCGGCGTCGGTGTCCGACTCGGCGGACCCGGTCTCCGTCGGTGGTGACGGCTACTCCTACACCGTGGCCGTGGCCAACGGCGGCCCGTCCGGCGCCACCGGGGTCAGCCTGTCGGTCCCGGTGACCGGCACCGCCTCGTCCGGTACGGCGATCCTGTCCACCTCCACCAGCCAAGGCTCCTGCTCCACCTCGAGTCTGACCGTGACCTGCTCGCTGGGCAGCATCGCCGCCTCCGGCTCCGCCAGCGTCACGATCAACGTGTCACCCGGCTCCACCACCGGCACCCTGACCGCCACCGCCACCGTGTCGGCCAACGAGTCCGACTCCAACTCGGGTAACAACACCGACGCCGAGTCCACCACGATCAACAACGCGAACGGCTGCACGATCTACGGCACCAACGGCAACGACACCATCAACGGCACCAACAGCGCCGACGTCATCTGCGCCCTGGCCGGCAACGACACCATCAACGGCGACAACGGCAACGACACCATCTACGCCGGACCCGGCAACGACTCCAGCTACGGCGAAGACATCCTCAGCATCCTCGACAACGGCGCCGACACCCTCTACGGCGGCACCGGCGACGACAACCTCAACGGCCAGAACGGCAACGACACCCTCTACGACCACACCGGCACCGACACCCTGTCCGGCGGCAACGGCAACGACAACATCGACACCCAGGACAGCGTGTCCGGCGACACCGCCAACGGCGGCCTCGGCACCGACACCTGCACCGTCGACAGCGGCGACACCACCAGCGGCTGCTAACGCCTAATCCCTGCACCACCGGCACACCAAAGGCTCCCTGCCCGGCCGAGGCAGGGAGCCTTCCCGGCCACCTGAACCCAACGTGAACGGCCCCGATCCGCACGCGGCCCGCCTCGCAGGCAGACCTATCGATGCCTCGAATGACAAGGCCCCGGGATGGTCGGTTCTGACCGTCCACCGTGCCCCCGGACGGCCTCAGCTGCCCCGCGTCGGCTCGGGAGGGTGCCGTGTCGCGGTCACGCACAGTTGTAGTCGTGATCCGCACAGACCACGGCGACGGCAAGGCCGACCACATCTACCACGACGACAGCGGCGCCGTGCACGTCTTCATCAACCTCGGCGGCGACGGCCGTGGCGGCTGGGGCAAGGGCGCCGTCGTCGTGTCATAGCCCCACCCCCGTACCGAAAACGATGACCCCCGGGCGCCGAGCGCCCGGGGGTCACTGCGTGAACCAGGGGCTCAGCCGGTGTTACGCATGCCGGCCGCGATGCCGTTGACCGTGGTCAGCAGGGCACGCTCCAGGGCCGTCGAGTCGCTGGGCCCGCGCCGTCCGCCCGGCGCGGTCGGCACCTGGCGCTGGGCGTCGTGCAGATCGCGGTACTGGCGCAGCAGCGCCACCTGCAGGTGGTGCAGCGGCTCCAGGTAGGTGTCGCGCACCCCGAGCGTGCGGGACAGCTGCGGGTTGCCGGCGAGCAGGCCCTCGCCGCCGGTGATCGCGAGGATCTCCTCGACCGTACGCGCGTACTCCTGCTCGATCTTCGCGAAGATCGGGTGGAGCTGCTCCGGGACGAGGGTCTCCACGTACCGGCGGGCGATCGACAGGTCCGTCTTGGCCAGCATCATCTCCACGTTGGAAACGAAGGTACGGAAGAACTGCCAGCCGCCGTACATCTCCTTGAGCACCTCGCCGCTGCCCGACTCGCGTACCGCGGCCAGCCCGCTGCCGACGCCGAACCAGCCCGGCACGATCTGCCGGGTCTGGGTCCAGCCGAAGACCCACGGGATCGCGCGCAGCCCGCCCAGGCCCGCGTCGGCGTTCGGGCGCTTCGCCGGGCGCGAGCCGATGTTCAGCGCGCCGAGCAGCTCGGTCGGGGTCGCCGCCCAGAAGTACGCGGCCAGGTCCGGGTCCTCGACCAGCGACCGGTACGCCCGGAACGCCGCCGCGGACGCGGTGTCCATGGTGGCGTCGAAGCGCGCCAGCCGTCCCGCGTCGACCGAGGAGGTGGTGTGCAGCAGCGTGGCCTGCAGCACGGCGGCGACCGTGAGTTCCAGGTTCTCCCGGGCCAGCGCGGGCAGCGTGTACTTGTCCGAGATGACCTCGCCCTGCTCGGTCACCTTGATCGCGCCGTCCAGGGTCCCGTACGGCTGGGCCAAAATCGCCTCGTGGGTGGGGCCGCCGCCCCGGCCGACCGTGCCGCCCCGGCCGTGGAACAGCCGCAGCCGCACCCCGTGCCGGGCCGCCACGTCCCGCAGCGCCCGCTGCGCCTTGTGGATCGACCACTGGCTGGTGGTGATGCCCGCCTCCTTGTTGGAGTCGGAGTAGCCGAGCATGACCTCCTGCAGGTCACCGCGGGCCCGCACGATCTCCCGGTACGCGGGCAGCGACAGCATCTGGTCGAGCAGCTCGCCACCGGCGTCCAGTTCGGCCGGGGTCTCCAGCAGCGGCACGATCCCGACCCGGGCCTTGCCGCTGTGCAGGTCGATCAGCCCGGCCTCGCGGGCCAGCACGGCCGCCGCCAGCACGTCGTCCACCCCGAGGGTCATCGAGATGATGTACGACTCGACGACCTCCGGGCCGAACCGGTCCTGCGCGTCGCGGATCGTGTGGAACACGTCGAAGGTCTTGCGGGCCGAGTCGTTCAGCGGGGTGTCGGCGCTGGCCAGCGGCCGCCGCCCGGTCAGCTCGTCGGCCAGCAGCTTGGTCCGGGCGGCCCGGTCCAGGGTGGGGTACTCGTCCACCTCGCCGACCCGGGCGTACATCTGGGCCAGCACCTCGTGGTGCTTCTCCGCGTGCTCGCGGACGTCCAGGGTGGCCAGTTGCAGGCCGAACGCGGACACCGTACGGATCGCGGAGGCGACCGTGCCGACCGCGGTGAGCTGGCCGGAGTTGCGGGCCAGCGACGCCCGGATCAGCTCCAGGTCGGCGATCAGCTCGTGGCTGCCCAGATAGTCGCGGCCGGGCACGTGCGCGGTGCCCTGCTGCAACCGCTTGCGGGTGTTGCCCAGCTTGGCCCGGATGCAGCGCACCTTGAGCCGGTACGGCTCCTCGGCGTTGGTACGCCGGAACCGGGGCGCCACCTCGGGCAGGTTGTCCAGGTCCTTCGCGAGGCTGGCGGACAGGTCGAGGGAGACCCCGCGCAGCCGCCGCGACACCGACAGCTGGTCGATGAGCGCGTCCATCGCGGCCTCGGTGGCCTGGATGCCGTGCTCGTGCTGGATCATCAGCACGTCCCGGGTGACGGCCGGGGTGACGAACGGGTTGCCGTCGCGGTCGCCGCCGATCCACGAACCGAAGGTCAGCGGGCGTGACGTCGGGGCGGTCTCCACGCCGAGCTGGCGCAGCGTGTCGGCGAGGTCGTCGAGGACCTGCGGCGCGGCCTCGGCGTACAGGTCCTTGAGGTAGTAGACGGCGTTGCGGGCCTCGTCGGTCGGGTCCGGCCGGTCCAGGCGCAGCTCGTCGGTCTGCCACAGCAGGTCGATGAGTTCCGCGAAGCGGCGGGTGGAGGCGCTGGTGTCGGTGGCGTCGTACAGCACCGCGGCGGCGGCCTCGGCGTCCAGCGCGTCGGCCACCTGGCGCAGCTTCGACAGGATCGAGCGGCGGGCGGCCTCGGTGGGGTGCGCGGTGAAGACCGGGCGTACCGCGAGGCGCCGGGCGGCGGCCGCGATCTCGTCGGCGGGCACCCCCTGCTCGGCGATGAGCTTGGCCGCCTGGTCCAGCCAGCCGCCGTTGCGGGCCCGGCGGCGCCGCAGGTCGCGGGCGCGGTGCACCTGCTCGGTGATGTTCGCCAGGTGGAAATAGGTGGAGAAGGCGCGGGCCAGCTTGGTGCCGGTGGTGACGTCGAGGGCGGCCAGCCGGGCGGCGGCGGCCGGGGCGTCGGCACGCACCAGCGCGCGGACCTCCTCGACGAGGTCGAGCAGCGGCGGGCCCTCCTGCCGGGCCAGGGTCTGGCCGAGCAGCGTGCCGATGCGGCGGATGTCCGCGCGCAGGGCCGCGTCGGGGGAGTCTGGCGAGTCGGGGTCGAGGTGGCCGTTCAGGTCGCTCACCGGGACGCTCCTTATGCGTGATGTGCGGTGGACGGCGCTGTCCCGACTTCCCGCCGATGGTATCGGCGTCGCGACCTGGCTGCGTATTTTGAGGTGAGTCTCATACGTCCTAACGCTGAGTTCACCACGCACCGGGTTCCATGTCCCCACACATCGACCGACGTGTCTTTGGTCGGCCTATTCGTGGAGGACATTTTCGATGAGCAACAGGCTCAGCCGTCGTGCGCGCACGCGGCTCCTGGTAGCGGGCGCCGTGACCACCGCGGTGGCCGCCGCCGCGGCCGGTGTGGGGGTGGCGACGGCTGCCGCCGATCCGCCGGCACTGGCGTTCGTGTCGGCCACCCCCAACGTGACCGCGGAGCGTCACATCTTCAGTGACGGATCGTGGTTCAACGTCGATCTGGGGGTGAACCTGATCGCCGGAAAGAACCCGTTCGAGATCCGGGCGTCCCGCAAGTCGTACGCGGACCCGATCGTGGCGCAGCAGTTCGTCACGGAGAAGGGCAAGACGAAGAAGGTGAACCTGCCCGCGGGCATGGTCACGAACTTCGAGGGCCTGAGGAACTTCACCACGATCACGGTGAAGGACACCTCCGGCAAGCAGGTCAAGCAGTACCAGCAGGACTTCTGTCCCAACGGCTGGGACACGCACCGGACCCGGCCGGACGCGCCGGCGGAGAGCCCGTACCCGCAGTCGTGCAACGGGTCCAACCCGTTCACGCTCGGCGCGGTGTGGGGCATCCAGGCCGGTTGGAACGCCCCCGTGGCGAACGACGGCTACCGGGGCGACTCCGGAAACTCGGAGCTCGACCTGCCGGTCGGCGACTACGCCGTGACCGTGGAGCTGAACAAGACGTACCGGGACTTCTTCAAGATCCCCGCCAAGAGCGCCTCCGTGCAGCTCAACATGAAGGTCGTCGAGATCAAGGAGTCCGAGGGCGAGGGCGACGGACCCAACCCGTCGCCCAGCTCCCCGGCGCGGCTGAAGGCCAAGGACGCGAAGGCCGCGCGGGCCCAGGCCCTGCGGGCGGAAGCCGCCGCACCGGGCGACGAGCACAGCGTGCACGGCGGCGAGGGCGTCGAGAGCAAGCAGATCGCGGGCTACCTGCCCGCGTTCCGGCCCCCGGCGAAGGCCCCGCAGGGGGCGCTGCGCAGCACCGCCCAGGCGCCCAAGGGCCCGCGGCCGGACCTGCGCTCGCTGCCCGCCTGGGACATCTCCCTGGAGGAGGGCACCGACGGCGTCAAGGACGGCAAGTGGTACATCAACTTCGGTGCCACCGTGTGGAACGCCGGACCCTCGACCCTGCTGGTCGACGGCTTCCGCCGCACCGGCACCGAGCTGATGGACGCGTACCAGTACTTCTTCGACAACAACGGCAAGCAGGTCGGCTCGGCCAAGGCCGGGACGATGGAGTGGGACAACCGGGAGGGCCACAAGCACTGGCACTTCACCGACTTCGCCCAGTACAACCTGCTCAAGGCGGACAAGAAGCTGGCCGTGCGCAGCGGCAAGGAGGCGTTCTGCCTGGCCAACACGGACGCGATCGACTACACCGTGCCCGGTGCCAAGTGGCGCCCGGAGAACACCGACCTCTCCACCGCCTGCGGCGGCAACACCGCGGTGGCGGTGCGTGAGGTGCTCGACTCCGGCAACGGCGACACGTACAGCCAGGCCCGGCCGGGCCAGTCGTTCGAGGTGACCGACCTGCCGAACGGCACGTACTACATCGAGGTGAAGGCGAACCCGGAGAACAAGCTCGCCGAGTCCAGCACCACGAACAACACCTCGCTGCGGAAGGTCATCCTGGGCGGCACCCCGCAGGAGCGCACCCTGACGGTGCCGTCGGTGTACGGCCTCGACTGATGTGTAGGCGGTGACCCCGGGCGGGTCCGAGGCGACGACCTCGGGCCCGCCCGGGCGCCTTTCCGGGTCAGGCCGACATGGGTGTCAGGCCGACATGGGTGTCAGGCCGACATGGGTGTCAGGCCGACATGGGTACGGCGGGGCGCACGCGGGTCCCGGGCGCGTCGTCGGCGGCGGACCGCTGGCGGGACAACCGGGCTCCCCGCGCCGGTTCCGCGGGCCGCGCCGCCAGCCGTTGCGGGGTGCCCTCCGGGGCGGCCTTGGTGACGAAGGCGCGCCGCGCGGCGGCGAAGCCGGACCGGTCCGCGAACATGTCGCGGCTCATCTCGGCCAGCTCCTGCGCCTCGTACGCGTCCAGCGGCACCGGCTCGGCGGCCAGCGCCCCGGCCTTGGCCGCCCGCCGGGCCCGGGCCGCCCGGGGATCGGCCAGCCGCTGCGCCAGCTCGGTCAGCCACTCGGTGTACGCCTGCGGGTGCCGCGGTCCGACCTCGTCGACCAGACCCAGTGTGGCGGCCCGTTCCGCGCTGACCGGCAGCCGCCGCTCCAGCAACTGCCGGGCCGTTTCGGCGCCGACGCGCCGGGGCAGGGTGAAGGTGTGCAGCTCGGAGCCGTAGAGCCCGATGTCGTAGTACGGGTTGAGCACGATCCCGGCCCGCGCGGCGACCACGTCCGCGCCGAGGCCGAGCATGGCTCCGCCCGCGCCCGCGCTGCCCGCGTACGCCGCTACCACGGTCTGCCGGGTGCAGCCGATGATCTCCCGGCACACCTCGTTGATGGCCTTGATGTTGGCCCACGCGGTCCCGGCCGGGTCGGCGGCGGCCTCGGTGATGTTGAGGTGGATTCCGTTGCTGAAGGCTTCCGTGCCGCCGCGCAGCACCAGCACCCGGGTGTCCTGGCCGGCGGCGTGCCGCAGCGCGGCGCGCAGGCGGCGGCAGTGCGCGGTGGACATCGCACCGTTGTAGAAGTCGAACACGAGCCAGCCCACGACGCCGGTGCGCCGGTACCGGATCTGCCGGTACGACGGCTGCTCCGCGTCGCCGCAGGGACCCACGGGCGCATGCGGCACCCCGCTGATCCGATGCCGCAGCAGGCTCGTGGCGGGCAGCTTGAACGCGGGCCCCGTCCCGGCCTCGGCCGCCCGCAGGTGCCCGAGCCACACCGCCCCGTCACCGGTGCCGACCAGCACGGCGCCCTGGCGGCGGGCCAGCACCGCACCGGGCCGCGTGCCCAGGGCCAGCCCGGGATGCGCGTCGTAGGCGAACACGGCCAGTCCGGCCACCTCCGTGCGTACCCCTGGAAAGCCGTCGGCGGCGCGGATGTGCCGCACGATGTGCTCGGTCGGCTCGGTCCAGTCGAAGGCCCGGTCGGACTGGGTCATCAGCGGCCGCGTGCGGGCCTCGGCCAGGTCCTGCGCGGGCGTCGGGGTGAAGTCCGGGTCGGCGGCCTTGGCCAGCACCTCGGTGATGCACTCCAGCGCGGCGTCCGCGACCGGGCCCGAGTACAGCGCGGACTTGCGCGGCGGCGGGCCCGGCACCGGGAAGCTCCGGTGCGCCCAGACCGGCCCTGCGTCCATCTCCTCGACCGCCTGCAGCGCGGTGACCCCCCAGGTGGTGGCGCCCTCGCTGATCGCCCAGTCCAGCGACGACGGGCCCCGGTCGCCGACCGGACCCGGGTGGATGATCACCGTCCGCCAGTTCTGCCAGACCTCCGCGGGCACCCGGTGCTTCAGGTACGGGCAGAGCACGAGTTCCGGCTGCGCGGAC
Protein-coding regions in this window:
- the ppc gene encoding phosphoenolpyruvate carboxylase, with translation MSDLNGHLDPDSPDSPDAALRADIRRIGTLLGQTLARQEGPPLLDLVEEVRALVRADAPAAAARLAALDVTTGTKLARAFSTYFHLANITEQVHRARDLRRRRARNGGWLDQAAKLIAEQGVPADEIAAAARRLAVRPVFTAHPTEAARRSILSKLRQVADALDAEAAAAVLYDATDTSASTRRFAELIDLLWQTDELRLDRPDPTDEARNAVYYLKDLYAEAAPQVLDDLADTLRQLGVETAPTSRPLTFGSWIGGDRDGNPFVTPAVTRDVLMIQHEHGIQATEAAMDALIDQLSVSRRLRGVSLDLSASLAKDLDNLPEVAPRFRRTNAEEPYRLKVRCIRAKLGNTRKRLQQGTAHVPGRDYLGSHELIADLELIRASLARNSGQLTAVGTVASAIRTVSAFGLQLATLDVREHAEKHHEVLAQMYARVGEVDEYPTLDRAARTKLLADELTGRRPLASADTPLNDSARKTFDVFHTIRDAQDRFGPEVVESYIISMTLGVDDVLAAAVLAREAGLIDLHSGKARVGIVPLLETPAELDAGGELLDQMLSLPAYREIVRARGDLQEVMLGYSDSNKEAGITTSQWSIHKAQRALRDVAARHGVRLRLFHGRGGTVGRGGGPTHEAILAQPYGTLDGAIKVTEQGEVISDKYTLPALARENLELTVAAVLQATLLHTTSSVDAGRLARFDATMDTASAAAFRAYRSLVEDPDLAAYFWAATPTELLGALNIGSRPAKRPNADAGLGGLRAIPWVFGWTQTRQIVPGWFGVGSGLAAVRESGSGEVLKEMYGGWQFFRTFVSNVEMMLAKTDLSIARRYVETLVPEQLHPIFAKIEQEYARTVEEILAITGGEGLLAGNPQLSRTLGVRDTYLEPLHHLQVALLRQYRDLHDAQRQVPTAPGGRRGPSDSTALERALLTTVNGIAAGMRNTG
- a CDS encoding lysyl oxidase family protein — encoded protein: MSNRLSRRARTRLLVAGAVTTAVAAAAAGVGVATAAADPPALAFVSATPNVTAERHIFSDGSWFNVDLGVNLIAGKNPFEIRASRKSYADPIVAQQFVTEKGKTKKVNLPAGMVTNFEGLRNFTTITVKDTSGKQVKQYQQDFCPNGWDTHRTRPDAPAESPYPQSCNGSNPFTLGAVWGIQAGWNAPVANDGYRGDSGNSELDLPVGDYAVTVELNKTYRDFFKIPAKSASVQLNMKVVEIKESEGEGDGPNPSPSSPARLKAKDAKAARAQALRAEAAAPGDEHSVHGGEGVESKQIAGYLPAFRPPAKAPQGALRSTAQAPKGPRPDLRSLPAWDISLEEGTDGVKDGKWYINFGATVWNAGPSTLLVDGFRRTGTELMDAYQYFFDNNGKQVGSAKAGTMEWDNREGHKHWHFTDFAQYNLLKADKKLAVRSGKEAFCLANTDAIDYTVPGAKWRPENTDLSTACGGNTAVAVREVLDSGNGDTYSQARPGQSFEVTDLPNGTYYIEVKANPENKLAESSTTNNTSLRKVILGGTPQERTLTVPSVYGLD
- a CDS encoding calcium-binding protein, whose amino-acid sequence is MFQNTRRRLVMAAAIAVALTGFTALAASPAYAAPPANDDFANAQAHTGSFNDSLNPDEATTENDEPGSSCFGVLNKTVWYKLTLSYATSVTVDTFGSNYDTVLDVYTGTQLSNLSDIACNDDGGGVQSQVTFSASASTTYYIQVNSIEISATYLELHVDAGTPPAGADVSASVSDSADPVSVGGDGYSYTVAVANGGPSGATGVSLSVPVTGTASSGTAILSTSTSQGSCSTSSLTVTCSLGSIAASGSASVTINVSPGSTTGTLTATATVSANESDSNSGNNTDAESTTINNANGCTIYGTNGNDTINGTNSADVICALAGNDTINGDNGNDTIYAGPGNDSSYGEDILSILDNGADTLYGGTGDDNLNGQNGNDTLYDHTGTDTLSGGNGNDNIDTQDSVSGDTANGGLGTDTCTVDSGDTTSGC
- a CDS encoding hydrogenase maturation protein, which encodes MRVLLLVSAFNGLSQRAWCALTEAGHDVGVLLATGPEEIVDGVRSAQPELVLCPYLKHRVPAEVWQNWRTVIIHPGPVGDRGPSSLDWAISEGATTWGVTALQAVEEMDAGPVWAHRSFPVPGPPPRKSALYSGPVADAALECITEVLAKAADPDFTPTPAQDLAEARTRPLMTQSDRAFDWTEPTEHIVRHIRAADGFPGVRTEVAGLAVFAYDAHPGLALGTRPGAVLARRQGAVLVGTGDGAVWLGHLRAAEAGTGPAFKLPATSLLRHRISGVPHAPVGPCGDAEQPSYRQIRYRRTGVVGWLVFDFYNGAMSTAHCRRLRAALRHAAGQDTRVLVLRGGTEAFSNGIHLNITEAAADPAGTAWANIKAINEVCREIIGCTRQTVVAAYAGSAGAGGAMLGLGADVVAARAGIVLNPYYDIGLYGSELHTFTLPRRVGAETARQLLERRLPVSAERAATLGLVDEVGPRHPQAYTEWLTELAQRLADPRAARARRAAKAGALAAEPVPLDAYEAQELAEMSRDMFADRSGFAAARRAFVTKAAPEGTPQRLAARPAEPARGARLSRQRSAADDAPGTRVRPAVPMSA